A stretch of Methanobrevibacter sp. YE315 DNA encodes these proteins:
- a CDS encoding CDP-glycerol glycerophosphotransferase family protein codes for MSFLKHKIYGMLFSLFKIFPINKNRVSFVIDSNKSFEGNLDYIKKEFERRGDFEFNFFYKDKISFNDFKNLATSKFVFLNDNFFPLAFMNFKDETSVIQLWHAPGASKKFGGSVCSDEEREMLSKASDNTDFLITSSKNVEDEYAEAFQIDKSKIKPLGLPRIDYYFENHDVDGIKSEFCQKYNVSPDKKIILYAPTFRDEKKYNNVFDYLDLEDFNEALGEEYVFALRLHPKIRDFYDGDISSKGKYIDVSSFKSEQELMLISDMLITDYSSIMIEYAILKRPIVFFTYDLDSYLSNERGFYYDFKETVPGPIVYTCEELINVIENNEFDERKISDFVRTQFDAIDGESSKRITDFLLNEGR; via the coding sequence ATGTCATTTTTAAAGCATAAAATATATGGAATGTTATTTTCCCTATTTAAGATTTTCCCAATTAACAAAAACAGAGTTTCATTTGTCATAGACTCCAACAAATCCTTTGAGGGCAATCTGGATTATATTAAAAAGGAGTTTGAAAGAAGGGGAGATTTCGAATTCAACTTTTTTTACAAGGATAAAATTTCATTTAATGATTTTAAAAATCTGGCGACTTCAAAATTCGTATTTTTAAATGATAACTTTTTCCCACTTGCCTTCATGAATTTTAAGGATGAAACATCCGTCATTCAATTATGGCATGCTCCGGGAGCTTCCAAAAAATTTGGCGGATCTGTATGCAGCGATGAAGAGCGAGAGATGTTATCAAAAGCCAGTGACAATACTGATTTTTTAATAACCTCTTCCAAAAATGTTGAAGATGAATATGCCGAAGCGTTTCAGATAGACAAATCAAAAATCAAACCTTTAGGCCTTCCAAGAATAGACTATTATTTTGAAAATCATGATGTTGATGGGATTAAATCTGAATTCTGTCAAAAATATAATGTTTCCCCCGATAAGAAAATCATTCTTTATGCTCCAACCTTTAGGGATGAGAAGAAATACAATAACGTATTTGATTATCTTGATTTGGAAGACTTTAACGAAGCGTTGGGCGAAGAGTATGTTTTTGCTTTAAGGTTGCATCCTAAAATCAGGGATTTCTATGATGGGGACATTTCCTCAAAAGGCAAATACATTGATGTAAGCAGTTTCAAAAGCGAGCAAGAGCTGATGCTGATCAGCGACATGTTAATCACTGATTATTCATCCATAATGATTGAATATGCGATTTTGAAAAGGCCTATTGTATTTTTCACATATGACTTGGATAGCTATTTATCAAATGAACGCGGTTTTTATTATGATTTTAAGGAAACTGTTCCGGGACCAATTGTTTATACTTGTGAAGAACTAATTAATGTTATAGAGAACAATGAATTCGATGAGAGGAAAATTTCGGATTTTGTTCGCACACAATTTGATGCAATTGACGGTGAATCATCTAAAAGAATAACAGATTTTCTTTTAAATGAAGGTAGGTAA
- a CDS encoding glycosyltransferase family 2 protein yields the protein MDNIDVSVIVPVYNLSEYIGNTLDSIIYQDFKNFELIVIDDGSTDNSLEIINDKLSRSNLNYNVIHQENGGVSNARNKGIEMAKGNYLVFVDGDDYITGNHLSELYNGKTDFSLIQLVKKDGDKLSTPHHYSRSEISCKDFIKKELNMEIPFNFCQLMYKASIIKENNIRFNTDAVYGEDTEFALKALAFGDRIAISNEVTYYYIQREDSAIRTSDFKRFEIVGIFENLAEFYKGMGQNDLSNLIITSRIPKAIFGNMNYFFYNDYDFDEVIGKMKELDLFEKLSKYEGDKKFAYKIKLFFLNPKIYYKMWKKFKNSID from the coding sequence ATGGATAATATTGATGTTAGTGTTATAGTTCCCGTTTATAATTTGTCGGAATATATAGGAAATACCCTTGATTCAATCATCTATCAGGATTTTAAGAATTTCGAACTGATAGTCATCGATGACGGGTCAACCGATAACAGCCTGGAAATTATAAACGATAAGTTATCCAGATCAAATCTGAATTACAATGTGATTCATCAGGAAAACGGTGGCGTAAGCAATGCCCGAAACAAGGGAATTGAAATGGCTAAAGGAAACTATCTTGTTTTTGTCGACGGCGATGACTACATTACCGGAAACCATTTGTCTGAACTTTACAACGGCAAGACAGACTTTAGTTTAATACAGCTTGTAAAGAAGGACGGCGACAAGCTATCCACTCCTCATCATTATTCAAGAAGTGAAATTTCATGCAAGGACTTCATCAAAAAGGAATTGAACATGGAAATACCTTTTAATTTTTGCCAATTAATGTATAAGGCAAGCATTATCAAAGAAAACAATATTAGGTTTAATACTGATGCAGTTTATGGCGAAGACACTGAATTTGCACTTAAGGCATTGGCTTTCGGCGATAGGATAGCCATCAGCAATGAAGTGACTTATTATTATATTCAAAGGGAGGATTCCGCAATAAGGACATCAGATTTTAAACGTTTTGAAATAGTGGGAATTTTTGAAAATCTGGCGGAATTTTATAAAGGCATGGGCCAGAATGATTTATCTAATCTTATAATAACCTCAAGAATACCAAAAGCCATTTTCGGAAACATGAACTATTTTTTCTATAACGATTATGATTTTGATGAAGTAATCGGCAAAATGAAAGAATTGGACCTATTTGAAAAATTGTCAAAATATGAAGGGGACAAGAAATTCGCATATAAGATAAAGCTATTCTTTTTAAATCCAAAAATATATTATAAAATGTGGAAAAAATTCAAAAATTCAATTGATTGA
- a CDS encoding glycosyltransferase family 2 protein: MKVSVVTPNYNGERFLKTFLESLNEDSEYIGEVIIVDNGSSDNSRQYLKNSSFNFPLVLIENSENVGFSPAVNQGILESQNDLIFSINNDTEIKKGSIKALIDLITSSDDIFSVQAKMLQYNNKELIDDAGDEYNLLAWTKKTGENHRSDEYTEVKDIFSSCAGAAMYKKSVLDEIGLFDDNFFAYMEDVDLAIRSRIHGYRNLLCPDAVVYHIGSATSGSRHNEFKVRLAARNNVWVVYKNLPIPLKIVNFIFLFLGFLIKYLFFVKKGFGSTYLDGLKEGLSTRGKISKVKFEFENTINYFKIEYRLIINTLKFLKR, from the coding sequence ATGAAGGTTTCTGTAGTAACGCCAAATTATAATGGGGAAAGATTTCTTAAAACTTTTCTTGAATCGCTAAATGAAGACAGCGAATATATCGGAGAGGTAATTATCGTAGATAACGGATCCAGCGATAACAGCAGGCAGTATCTTAAAAACAGCTCCTTTAATTTTCCCCTTGTTTTGATAGAAAATTCAGAAAATGTCGGCTTTTCACCGGCAGTCAATCAGGGGATTTTAGAATCCCAAAACGATTTGATTTTTTCAATAAACAATGACACAGAAATTAAAAAAGGTTCAATAAAGGCTTTGATAGACTTGATTACATCCAGCGATGATATTTTTTCGGTGCAGGCCAAAATGCTTCAGTACAACAATAAGGAACTGATAGACGATGCCGGCGATGAATACAACTTGCTTGCATGGACTAAAAAAACAGGCGAAAACCACCGTTCAGATGAATACACCGAAGTCAAAGACATATTTTCTAGCTGTGCTGGGGCGGCAATGTATAAAAAATCTGTTTTGGATGAAATCGGATTGTTTGATGACAATTTTTTTGCATATATGGAAGATGTTGATTTGGCAATAAGATCAAGAATCCATGGCTATAGGAATCTGTTATGCCCGGATGCTGTTGTCTATCATATCGGAAGCGCAACTTCAGGAAGCAGACATAACGAGTTCAAGGTAAGGCTTGCGGCCCGTAACAATGTATGGGTTGTCTATAAGAACCTTCCGATTCCTCTTAAAATCGTTAATTTCATTTTCCTGTTTTTAGGATTCTTAATTAAATATTTGTTTTTTGTAAAAAAGGGATTCGGTTCCACTTATCTGGATGGCCTGAAGGAAGGGTTGTCTACCAGAGGCAAAATCAGCAAGGTAAAATTCGAATTTGAAAATACGATAAATTATTTTAAAATCGAATACAGATTAATTATTAACACTCTTAAATTTTTAAAAAGATAA
- a CDS encoding glycosyltransferase family 2 protein has product MDLSVVIVNYQTYELTKNTVNSIFEYDYPFSYEIFVVDNASSDDSLSKLQDYFKDRVNFIASSENNGFAAGNNQALRMAKGRYVLLLNSDTIVWQDTLENIYNYMEKHQDVGACGCRVLLENGQLDKACKRSFPNVKNSFFRLFHIPTNSKDDNYNLDNLPDDEIYEIDCLTGAFMFIRNKALDEVGFLDETFFMYGEDIDLCYRIKKAGWKIIYYGESKITHLKGASSKKQKSKLIYEFYRAMYIYYKKHHADESSFIVNFVVYLGIALLCVLKLFLNLFKKKN; this is encoded by the coding sequence ATGGATCTTTCAGTTGTAATTGTAAATTATCAAACATACGAGTTAACTAAAAATACGGTTAATTCCATTTTTGAATATGATTATCCTTTTAGCTATGAAATTTTTGTGGTGGATAATGCTTCCAGTGATGATAGTTTATCCAAATTGCAGGATTATTTCAAGGATAGGGTAAATTTCATTGCTTCTAGCGAAAACAATGGTTTTGCAGCCGGAAACAATCAGGCATTGAGAATGGCCAAGGGAAGATATGTTTTGCTTTTAAATTCAGATACCATAGTTTGGCAAGACACTTTGGAAAATATTTACAACTATATGGAAAAGCATCAGGATGTCGGAGCATGCGGCTGCAGGGTTCTTTTGGAAAACGGCCAACTCGACAAAGCATGCAAGAGAAGTTTTCCAAACGTCAAGAACTCTTTTTTCAGATTGTTCCACATACCGACCAACAGCAAGGATGACAACTATAATCTTGATAATCTGCCTGACGATGAAATTTATGAAATCGACTGCCTTACCGGAGCGTTCATGTTCATTAGGAATAAGGCTCTTGATGAGGTTGGATTTTTGGATGAAACATTTTTCATGTACGGTGAAGACATAGACCTATGTTATAGGATTAAAAAGGCCGGCTGGAAGATAATTTATTATGGAGAGTCAAAAATAACTCATTTGAAGGGTGCAAGCAGTAAAAAACAGAAGTCTAAATTAATTTATGAATTTTACCGTGCGATGTACATTTATTATAAAAAACATCATGCTGATGAGTCATCATTTATTGTCAATTTCGTTGTTTATTTGGGAATTGCCTTATTATGTGTTTTAAAGCTATTTTTAAATTTATTTAAAAAGAAAAATTAA
- a CDS encoding undecaprenyl-phosphate glucose phosphotransferase, with protein MIKENQRILNITLVLLDVIVIALAFICSFFLRFKTTFFGPIGAHLGFQSYLIFFTFAVVPVYLILYFAFGLYKPRRTYRTNFSEATQIIKVNILAFITLVSILFIINQPNFSRIMMFLLAIIATTFGIIERLIIRESLKKIRINNRNIKHILIVGDNDLAFTFARRIHENPYLGFVVSGFLGRSEHIGMEIEGSRVIGAFKDIDDILDKHRYDRVVLAIPLKYYYRIDELVESCERVGIKAEIIPDYIRYFPAQPSVDMIEDIPIINIRYVPLDDDFNKFLKYTSDYIISIIAIIITSPVMILTAIAIKLTSPGPIIFKQERIGHNAKPFMMYKFRSMKVQDPNEEKSEWTTKDDPRKTKVGDFIRKTSIDELPQFFNVLKGDMSVVGPRPERPYFVEQFKETIPKYMVKHQVKPGLTGWAQIHGCRGDTSIAQRIEYDIEYVENWHMGLDLAIMIKTTVKKNPNAY; from the coding sequence ATGATAAAAGAGAATCAACGAATATTGAACATAACTTTAGTATTACTGGATGTTATAGTGATTGCTCTAGCATTCATATGTTCATTTTTTTTGAGGTTTAAAACGACATTTTTCGGTCCTATTGGAGCTCATTTAGGTTTTCAAAGTTATCTTATATTTTTCACATTCGCTGTGGTGCCTGTTTATCTGATTTTGTATTTTGCGTTTGGGCTTTATAAGCCGCGTAGAACATATAGGACTAATTTTTCCGAAGCAACACAGATTATAAAGGTTAACATTTTAGCTTTTATAACATTAGTTTCTATTCTGTTTATCATAAATCAACCAAACTTTTCAAGGATAATGATGTTCCTATTGGCTATCATTGCAACAACCTTTGGAATTATTGAAAGATTGATTATTAGGGAAAGTTTAAAGAAAATCAGGATAAATAACAGGAACATCAAGCATATTTTAATTGTAGGAGATAATGATCTGGCTTTTACATTTGCGCGAAGAATTCATGAAAATCCTTATTTAGGTTTTGTCGTCAGCGGTTTTTTAGGACGTTCAGAACATATCGGCATGGAAATTGAAGGAAGTAGAGTAATTGGAGCTTTCAAGGACATAGATGATATTCTTGATAAGCATAGGTATGATAGGGTTGTTCTGGCAATTCCTTTGAAGTATTATTATCGTATCGACGAGCTTGTGGAAAGCTGCGAAAGAGTTGGAATCAAGGCGGAAATCATTCCGGATTACATTAGGTACTTCCCGGCACAGCCGTCAGTAGACATGATAGAGGACATTCCAATCATCAATATCCGTTATGTTCCGTTGGATGACGATTTTAATAAGTTCTTGAAATATACTTCAGACTATATAATTTCAATAATAGCTATTATTATAACATCTCCCGTCATGATTTTGACAGCAATTGCAATCAAATTAACCTCTCCGGGCCCAATTATCTTCAAGCAGGAAAGAATAGGCCACAATGCTAAGCCGTTCATGATGTATAAGTTCCGCAGTATGAAGGTTCAAGATCCGAATGAGGAAAAATCAGAATGGACAACAAAGGACGATCCGAGAAAAACCAAAGTCGGAGACTTTATTAGAAAAACTAGTATCGATGAGTTGCCACAATTTTTCAATGTTTTAAAAGGAGATATGAGTGTTGTTGGTCCAAGACCTGAAAGGCCATATTTTGTAGAACAATTTAAGGAGACCATTCCAAAATACATGGTCAAGCATCAAGTCAAGCCGGGGTTGACCGGTTGGGCTCAAATTCATGGATGTCGTGGAGACACATCTATTGCACAACGTATTGAATATGATATAGAGTACGTAGAGAACTGGCATATGGGTTTAGATTTGGCTATAATGATTAAAACCACAGTCAAGAAAAATCCTAATGCATATTAG
- a CDS encoding OB-fold nucleic acid binding domain-containing protein: protein MQEEILELYEKIKDQISQEQFQVEMNEVRESFGLDFVDDLDCAREVLKNHGIDVSSIVPQKENEATEELPFEISSDDDAGEVNQEEQGFTMTEEIQEKYDKVKDLITEEEFLSRMNDFKSQEVDNPFMNASGFADMVVGELITEEVEVVSEKPEYAVDTIDKLEEGSKDVTISGRVISISNPRSFKTRKGQNGEVCNVELKDNTGEIRAVFWTQNIKLLKNIKEGNIIQIKNVDIKDGFSGLEANLRPRSTVKQLAEDPSKFPEYEETITDIADIKPDTKVNVIARIVRIPTIRSYEKNGKEGKVASIELQDASGKISYTLWNKNVELIDSLKLEDGDTVKIIQAQARERIDRDGNSEISLTHWDGRIIKGDFDVPEVEQEFTPIADLSEQKDVSIIGIVSRLQDVRTFTRKTDGNEGKLRNFDVRDVTGEIRVTLWGDDTDLPIKKGDIVKIIGGDVRYDEYTQSQYSMNTNFNTQITINPENLPIEELDELESLKNELRPTPIGEIYTIDDDGIEIDVVGRILSVEDINEFQRDDGSVGIVRSVLFADESGKVRLALWNERAQEDYKVGDAYQIENARTRLGMYSVDLNIGTTSRVIKLSEEQASARFIPELSTLEKTLYDYKKISDLDEDDQDVIVIGRIIELYEVRKFDRDNGDEGFVRNMEVADDTGSLKVVLWDDDAKKEFEVGQPIKLQNPRLSLDMDNRIEANVNRSTAILEPSESELEKLPSQEELMEAIYVSKPIEALTEDDTNVCVTGTIKEVFTQRTILKKCPNCRANVEETDDEYICDNCGNVFDEPDYILMIPTRIEDDTGEIQVTFFDNLAEELIGMKKEEIVSLVEDGYSIEDKIEDLNGQTIEIIANVSFDEYNEENRLNPKKILSKYF from the coding sequence ATGCAAGAAGAAATTTTAGAATTATACGAAAAAATTAAAGATCAAATTTCACAAGAGCAATTCCAAGTTGAAATGAACGAAGTTCGTGAAAGCTTTGGATTAGATTTTGTAGATGACTTAGACTGTGCTCGTGAAGTCTTAAAAAATCATGGAATTGATGTTTCATCAATAGTACCTCAAAAAGAAAACGAAGCAACCGAAGAGCTACCTTTTGAAATATCATCCGATGATGATGCAGGAGAAGTAAATCAAGAAGAACAAGGATTTACAATGACTGAAGAGATACAGGAAAAGTATGATAAGGTTAAGGACTTAATCACCGAAGAGGAATTCCTTTCCAGAATGAACGATTTTAAAAGTCAGGAAGTGGATAATCCTTTCATGAATGCTTCCGGATTTGCTGACATGGTAGTCGGCGAATTGATAACTGAAGAAGTTGAAGTGGTTTCAGAAAAACCGGAATATGCAGTTGACACTATCGACAAACTTGAAGAAGGAAGCAAAGATGTTACCATTTCCGGTAGAGTAATTTCAATTTCAAATCCAAGATCATTTAAAACTCGAAAAGGGCAAAACGGTGAAGTTTGCAATGTCGAGTTAAAAGACAACACCGGTGAAATTAGAGCTGTATTCTGGACTCAAAACATTAAACTTCTTAAAAATATCAAAGAAGGAAACATTATTCAAATCAAAAATGTCGATATCAAAGACGGATTTTCCGGATTAGAGGCAAATTTAAGACCTAGATCAACTGTTAAACAGTTAGCTGAAGATCCTTCTAAATTCCCTGAATATGAAGAGACAATTACAGACATTGCTGATATCAAACCGGACACTAAAGTGAATGTTATTGCAAGAATTGTTAGAATTCCAACTATCAGAAGCTATGAAAAGAATGGAAAAGAAGGAAAAGTTGCTTCAATAGAATTGCAAGACGCTTCCGGAAAAATCTCATACACCTTATGGAATAAAAATGTTGAATTGATTGACAGTTTAAAATTAGAAGACGGAGATACAGTCAAAATAATTCAAGCCCAAGCCCGTGAAAGAATTGACAGAGATGGAAATAGCGAAATTTCCTTAACTCATTGGGATGGTAGAATTATTAAAGGCGATTTTGATGTTCCTGAAGTTGAACAGGAGTTTACCCCAATCGCCGATTTAAGTGAGCAAAAGGATGTTTCAATTATAGGTATTGTTTCAAGACTCCAGGATGTTAGAACATTTACCAGAAAAACTGATGGCAATGAAGGAAAATTAAGGAATTTTGATGTAAGGGATGTAACCGGCGAAATTAGGGTTACACTCTGGGGTGATGATACAGATCTGCCAATAAAGAAAGGAGACATTGTAAAAATTATCGGCGGTGATGTAAGATATGATGAGTACACCCAAAGCCAATATTCAATGAATACTAATTTTAATACTCAAATCACTATTAACCCGGAAAATCTACCAATTGAAGAGCTTGATGAATTGGAGTCATTAAAAAATGAATTAAGACCAACCCCTATTGGCGAGATTTATACAATTGATGATGATGGTATAGAGATTGATGTTGTAGGTAGAATTCTATCAGTTGAGGATATTAACGAGTTCCAAAGAGATGACGGCTCCGTTGGTATAGTCCGTTCAGTCCTCTTTGCTGACGAATCAGGCAAAGTTAGATTGGCTTTATGGAATGAACGTGCACAGGAAGATTATAAAGTTGGAGACGCATATCAAATCGAAAATGCAAGAACCAGACTTGGAATGTACAGTGTAGATTTAAACATCGGAACTACTTCCCGTGTAATTAAATTATCCGAAGAACAAGCATCCGCTAGGTTCATACCTGAATTATCCACTTTAGAGAAAACATTATATGATTATAAGAAGATTTCTGACCTTGATGAAGATGATCAAGATGTTATCGTCATTGGTAGAATCATTGAATTATATGAAGTCCGTAAATTCGATAGGGATAATGGGGATGAAGGTTTTGTTAGAAATATGGAAGTTGCTGACGATACAGGTTCTCTTAAAGTTGTCCTTTGGGACGACGATGCTAAAAAGGAATTTGAAGTAGGTCAGCCAATTAAATTACAAAATCCTCGCTTATCTTTAGATATGGATAATCGTATAGAAGCAAATGTAAATAGAAGTACAGCTATTCTTGAACCTAGTGAAAGCGAATTGGAGAAATTACCTTCCCAAGAAGAATTAATGGAAGCGATCTATGTTTCAAAACCTATTGAAGCTTTAACTGAAGATGACACAAATGTTTGTGTAACTGGTACCATTAAAGAAGTTTTTACTCAAAGAACTATTCTTAAAAAATGTCCAAACTGCAGAGCTAATGTTGAAGAAACTGATGACGAATATATTTGTGATAATTGTGGTAATGTATTTGATGAGCCTGATTACATTCTTATGATTCCAACCAGGATTGAAGATGATACCGGTGAAATTCAAGTTACATTCTTTGATAATTTAGCCGAAGAATTAATCGGAATGAAAAAAGAGGAAATTGTTAGCCTTGTTGAAGATGGTTATTCAATTGAAGATAAGATTGAAGATTTGAATGGACAAACCATTGAAATAATTGCTAATGTTAGTTTTGATGAATATAATGAAGAAAATAGGTTAAATCCTAAGAAAATTTTATCTAAATATTTTTAA
- the radA gene encoding DNA repair and recombination protein RadA, with translation MVELSDLPGVGEKTAEKLVDAGFADMMRLATATPKELSVKAEIGEGVAEKVIEAARRAENIDFETAFDVLERRRDVGHITVGSQEFNDLIGGGIETQSITEVFGEFGSGKSQISHELAVTVQLPKELGGLDGECVFIDTENTFRPERIEQIANGFELDIDEVLHKIHVARAFNSSHQILMVDKINELIQSGVNIKLVIVDSLMAHFRAEYVGRESLAVRQQKLNQHLHSLQQIANTYNVAVFITNQVQAKPDSFFGSPTKAIGGHVLGHASTYRIWLKKGLAGKRIARLVDSPHLPEGECVFKITSEGIVS, from the coding sequence ATGGTTGAATTGAGTGATTTACCTGGTGTTGGTGAAAAAACAGCAGAAAAATTAGTAGATGCAGGTTTCGCTGATATGATGAGATTAGCTACTGCTACTCCAAAAGAATTATCTGTTAAAGCAGAAATTGGTGAAGGTGTCGCTGAAAAAGTAATTGAAGCTGCACGTAGAGCTGAAAACATTGATTTTGAAACTGCATTCGATGTACTTGAAAGAAGAAGAGATGTTGGTCACATTACTGTTGGAAGCCAAGAATTCAATGATTTAATCGGTGGAGGAATTGAAACCCAATCTATCACTGAAGTATTCGGTGAATTCGGATCAGGTAAAAGTCAAATTTCCCATGAATTGGCCGTAACAGTACAGTTACCTAAAGAGCTTGGTGGTCTTGATGGTGAATGTGTATTCATCGATACTGAAAATACATTCCGTCCAGAAAGAATTGAACAAATCGCAAATGGTTTTGAATTGGATATTGATGAAGTATTACACAAAATCCATGTTGCCCGTGCATTCAACTCTTCACATCAAATCTTAATGGTGGATAAAATCAATGAACTTATCCAAAGTGGTGTTAATATTAAATTGGTCATTGTAGATTCATTAATGGCACATTTCAGAGCTGAATATGTTGGAAGGGAATCATTAGCTGTAAGACAACAAAAATTAAATCAGCATTTACATTCACTTCAACAAATCGCTAATACATACAATGTTGCTGTATTCATTACCAATCAAGTTCAAGCAAAACCAGATTCCTTCTTTGGAAGTCCTACAAAAGCTATTGGTGGTCACGTTTTAGGTCACGCTTCCACTTACAGAATCTGGCTTAAAAAAGGTTTGGCCGGAAAAAGAATTGCACGTTTAGTCGATTCACCTCATTTGCCTGAAGGTGAATGTGTATTTAAAATTACTAGCGAAGGTATCGTTAGCTAA
- a CDS encoding AEC family transporter: MNNIEITILSIILMIALGYFLKRIDFLSESDIDPFNKIVMYILLPCMIFHAIYSSDLSLIPKLGILPFIVIVSSLVTGAVSYFVLKRLGFDDVRLWSVLVTVMIANTGFMGYPVTLGIFGQEGFLRAIFCDMATLCIFLFLSFLLILRFGGTIKTALKKILLFPTLWAVVLGLAFNSCGIPIGPVLDNTINYLGQGAIPLIMIALGLSIDFSAISRSKSMIAFTSVMKLAFFPFVAFVIASQLGLVDLQYKVSIVEAAMPSGMMSLLLAITYKLDYELTSDCILINTVISLITLPLIIMIL, from the coding sequence ATGAATAATATTGAAATTACTATTTTGTCAATCATCTTAATGATTGCTTTGGGTTATTTTCTTAAAAGAATTGATTTTTTAAGTGAAAGTGATATTGATCCATTTAATAAGATAGTAATGTATATTCTATTGCCCTGCATGATTTTTCATGCGATTTACAGTTCTGATTTGTCCTTGATTCCAAAATTAGGAATTTTGCCTTTTATAGTCATTGTTTCGTCTTTAGTTACTGGGGCAGTTTCCTATTTTGTCTTGAAGAGATTAGGATTTGATGATGTAAGGCTATGGTCTGTTTTAGTAACAGTCATGATTGCCAATACTGGTTTTATGGGATATCCGGTTACTTTAGGAATTTTCGGTCAGGAAGGATTCTTAAGGGCCATATTTTGTGACATGGCAACCTTATGTATCTTTTTATTCTTGTCTTTCCTTTTAATTTTGAGATTCGGAGGCACTATAAAAACAGCATTAAAAAAGATTTTGCTGTTTCCGACTTTGTGGGCTGTGGTTTTGGGTTTGGCTTTCAATTCATGCGGCATTCCTATTGGGCCTGTTTTGGACAATACCATTAACTATTTGGGTCAGGGTGCCATTCCGTTGATAATGATTGCTTTGGGATTGTCCATTGACTTTTCTGCAATATCCAGGAGCAAATCAATGATTGCGTTTACTTCTGTCATGAAACTTGCATTTTTCCCATTCGTTGCATTTGTCATCGCATCCCAATTGGGTTTGGTTGATCTTCAGTATAAGGTTTCTATTGTTGAGGCTGCAATGCCATCCGGAATGATGTCTCTGTTGCTTGCCATAACATACAAACTGGATTATGAATTGACATCGGATTGTATACTAATCAACACTGTAATCTCTTTGATTACACTTCCGCTGATTATCATGATATTATAG